The genome window GGCTACTCAGACTACGGGTGGGAACATAATCTAGAGCTTGTCCGCTGTAATTTGAGAAGGTATTGCTGGTTTAACCGTGTAGGTTTCGTTGAGTTGCTCGTTCACGCCCCAAGCAATCAATTGCAACGAATCCATAAGTAGAACCACAGACAAATCCCAATTACTCAGTCCACCGTTGATTCAATCCACAAAATCACTTAATCAGGCAAAAGGGCACGCCACCATCTTGAGAACAAATCAGTCAAGGAGAATATAACGTCTCTTAAACCCTTGCTGACCAATGTGTCCAGAAGCGGGTGTATTGAATCTAAAAATATGCAGAAAGATCCTGCCTATTTGACTGAATCGGCATATTATGTGGAAAGTTTCTGCCTATCTACCTGATTTGGGGCGTTAGACAGAAAGTTTCTGCATAATCACCTGCACGGGGGTGTTATACACAAACGTTCCCTCTAATAATAGTTAGACCTCACTATCCGTACAAGGGAGAGCTCGTCTGTGATTTTTGCCGAGTTGGACTATTCGGGCCACTACGCAGATTTCCACCGCGAACTGGAGGTATTCTTGCCCCAGCACTTCTTGCAAGTGGAGTCTGGAATTCAGGCGGACTTCTGGTTTTGAATTCATGACGGCGCAGACAAGGTGGCAATCGATACGTTCACATCCATGAAGCACCAGGTGAAGTCGGCATCACCAGGGCAGCATGTGCAGAGTGTGATTGAAGCCTTGCGTGCCAAGTACAAAGTAAGGGTGTACAACTCACCGGAACTCGAGGGGCATGAAGATTAGTAGCCTGTTCAGCTCAACGTCGCCGGCCGACTTGGACGCCGGCGTCCTGAGGTGCCGGTCAACTCCGACGTTAGACAGACAAAACAACTCTATTTGAGGTGCTGCTTTCATTCATTTTTTCCTACCTCATAAAGCAGTTGAGTTAAGATTGTGGAAAAATTCTTGGCATCGTAATGACCAAGTTACCTAAACGTACTAAGTCTCAGAGGATTGGTGTAAGTGCTGCTGATCTCCTGAGTTCTGTTTTTGCCGAATTTTGCAACATTATCCCCATTCCTCAAGATAGAGATTTCGGCATTGACTTCATTTGTGAAATCATGCAGGGAGAACACCCAACTGGAAGGTTGTTTAACATTCAATGTAAAGGGAAAGAAGAAGCCAACGTAGAAGGGAACTCAATCACACTTCCCATCAAAGTAACAACTCTCAATCATTGGCTGCTTCAGCCAAATCCAACATTCTTGATTATTGTTGATTGTCAAAACAGCGTGTTTTATTGGTCTTTTCCTCAAGATTTCCTCAGTTCACTTAATAAGAACTGGCAAAAACAACAAACAGTTTCAATTCCAGTTCCTCTTGAAAACCATTTTGAGCAAGATGTAAACGCCTTACCTATCCAGTTAGTTTCAATAGTTAATTCACAGGCATCTGCTGCTCCTCAGAATGGTGATTACCTTGGAACATTGTCACTTGCTGATGCTGTAAATAGGGCTATCGATTATGGATTATATGTACTGAGGGCACCTTTCCAGCGTCCTTTTCAGTATATTGGAATGCCTATCGCAGATGCAGCAAGAGCAGTCAGCAGTAAACCCAATGAAGTGGGCAATATTATCATCGACTCTGAGCAAGCTCATATGCTTTTGGAAGCAG of Leptolyngbya sp. FACHB-261 contains these proteins:
- a CDS encoding DUF4365 domain-containing protein, producing MTKLPKRTKSQRIGVSAADLLSSVFAEFCNIIPIPQDRDFGIDFICEIMQGEHPTGRLFNIQCKGKEEANVEGNSITLPIKVTTLNHWLLQPNPTFLIIVDCQNSVFYWSFPQDFLSSLNKNWQKQQTVSIPVPLENHFEQDVNALPIQLVSIVNSQASAAPQNGDYLGTLSLADAVNRAIDYGLYVLRAPFQRPFQYIGMPIADAARAVSSKPNEVGNIIIDSEQAHMLLEAEGILLVM